Genomic segment of Candidatus Omnitrophota bacterium:
TTTCTTGGCCATACAGGCCGTGACCAAAACAATTGTTCCGCCGACGGTGACAGTGACAGCACCATTGGCTTGTTTGGCCAGTTTACCTGATTCAATAATTAATGTTTGGCCGCCAAAGGCGACCTGAACTTTCGCCGTAGACATAACAATCCTTTGCGTTATAGGGCCGGCTACTTGCGTAGATCCAGCTTATTAATGGTTTCTTCGTATTTTTTGGGATCTGTCTTCTGGAGATATTCCAAAAGACGGCGGCGCTTTCCGATCAGCATCAAAAGCCCGCGGCGGGAATGGAAATCCTTTTTGTGGGTCTTAAAATGCTCATTGAGCAGGTTGATCTGTTCGGTCATGACAGCGACCTGCACCGGGGCCGAGCCCGTATCTTTCGCGTGGGTCTTGAACCGGTTGATGACTTCGGTCTTTTTTTCTTTAACAATAGCCAACTGAACCTTCCTCCTTTTAACTTTTTTTAGAATGGGGAATTATACAATCAAGACGGGGTATAGTCAAGGGCTCTCTTGGGTCTCCCCTTGGGTAGAGCCCGTATACGCCGCGACCCTTAGTTTTTGGGGCCCGGCGATCAACAAAACCGGCTGGGGACGGTCCGCCACCAGGGCCCGCAGGCGCTCTTCCAGTTGGGCGGTGCTGATGGTGAATTTGGGAACAGGGTTTTCCCAATTCTGGTCAAAATCCGCCATCACCCGGCCGATGGCATACTCCAAGGAAATATCGTCCAGCGCGCGACGTGTTTGGGGGGTCAGCCCCGCCAACGGCGGGGTTTCACGCAAGGACACAATGACGCGGGCCTTATAGGCCTCGATGGACCCATACCGCGCCCCATCGGCATAGATCTCAATGGGTTTGTCCGCCCAAAGAAGGCCCGGAGCGCTTAAATAGAAAAATAAAAATACAACAAGACAACGCATAAAAGGGGTTTTATACTTAGGTTATGTACATCACAAATTTGATCCTGATCGGTCTGGGCATTTTTGCGGCGGCATGGCTTTTTTTCGGCTTCATTTCCGGGGTCGGCAAAACATTCAAGGCCCCGCCAAAAATCTCAAATGCCGCGCAGTTAAGGTCCCAACGGGAAGAAGCCATCCAGGAAACCCGGCGCAAGCAGCGCCAAGCCATGGACGACCTAAAACAGAAGATCGCCGACGGTACGCGCAACTAATACTAAGGGGGTCCGGAGAATTTGATGGAATCCTTGCCCTGGTCAATGGCGGGGACAACGGAATCAAGGTTCTGTTTGACCGCCCGGTGAAAGCGACCGTTGGGGGCGAACACAACGACAAAAACAAGCACCACGGCCGTGACCACAAGGATATATTCGACGACGTTCTGTCCGCGGTTGTTCATGGTGTAAATATACCATAGATTTCATTTGTACACAATATCCCCGACGGCCACGGGCCTCTCCACCTTCAGGCCGATCAACTGCCCCTTGCGGGCCACCTTCACATCCTTGTTCTCGATCTGCATGGACCAGACCTTCTG
This window contains:
- the rpsO gene encoding 30S ribosomal protein S15 → MAIVKEKKTEVINRFKTHAKDTGSAPVQVAVMTEQINLLNEHFKTHKKDFHSRRGLLMLIGKRRRLLEYLQKTDPKKYEETINKLDLRK